In the Aminobacterium mobile DSM 12262 genome, TAGAACAAACCAGTAATATTTCCCTCGTCGTCTACGTCTATCTTCATGGCTGCCGGCACCTTCGGCAAGCCTGGCATGGTCATAATTGAACCCGTTATGGGGATCATAAAGCCTGCTCCGGCAGAAAGACGAACCTCCCGGACCGTCAACTCGAAACCTTCCGGACGACCGATAAGAGATGGGTTGTCCGATATGGACGCCTGGGTCTTTGCCATGCACACCAGCAGTTCGTCCTTCCCCAATCGATGAATCTCCTCCAGGTCTTTCTCAGCCTGAGCGGTGTACGCTACGCTCTTCGCTCCGTACATCTCCTTCGCTATCTTCTCGATCTTCACCTTCGGGCTCTCTGTCTCTTTATACAGGTAATGGAACGTATTCGGCTTCTCTGTCGCCTCCATGACTCGTTTCGCAAGATCAAGGCCCCCCTCCCCACCCTTCGCCCAAATCTCCGACAGCGAGACTGAGACTCCAAGAGCACTGCAACGCTCTTCCACCAACGCAAGTTCCAACTCTGTATCGGTGGGAAAACGGTTGATCGCAACCACTACCGGCAAGCCAAAACTCTGCATGTTTTCTATATGCTTCTCAAGGTTCGGTATACCCTTCCCCAAAGCTTCGACGTTCTCTTTCGTCAGTTCGCTCTTCGCCACGCCACCGTGCATCTTCAACGCTCGTACCGTCGCTACTATCACAACCGCCGACGGACGCAAACCTCCGATGCGACACTTAATGTCGAAAAACTTCTCTGCCCCAAGATCCGCTCCAAAACCTGCCTCGGTAATAAAGTAGTCTGAGAGTTTCAAGCCATATTTCGTCGCCTGAAGGCTGTTACAACCATGA is a window encoding:
- a CDS encoding formate--tetrahydrofolate ligase, whose translation is MLSDIEIARSAKLKPIVEVASQLGIGEDELELYGKYKAKVTYSLWDRIKDCQDGKLILVTAITPTAAGEGKTTTTVGLGQGLAKLGKRVSIALREPSLGPSFGVKGGAAGGGYSQVVPMEEINLHFTGDLHAITAAHNLLAALLDNHIQQGNVLNIDPRRIVFRRVMDLNERALRNVIIGLGGKANGVPRESGFDITVASEVMAILCLSGSIRELKERLSQIVVGYTYEGMAVTAGDLNAQGSMAVLLKDALKPNLVQTLEHVPAFVHGGPFANIAHGCNSLQATKYGLKLSDYFITEAGFGADLGAEKFFDIKCRIGGLRPSAVVIVATVRALKMHGGVAKSELTKENVEALGKGIPNLEKHIENMQSFGLPVVVAINRFPTDTELELALVEERCSALGVSVSLSEIWAKGGEGGLDLAKRVMEATEKPNTFHYLYKETESPKVKIEKIAKEMYGAKSVAYTAQAEKDLEEIHRLGKDELLVCMAKTQASISDNPSLIGRPEGFELTVREVRLSAGAGFMIPITGSIMTMPGLPKVPAAMKIDVDDEGNITGLF